Genomic segment of Alcanivorax borkumensis SK2:
TCGCAAAGCGGGATTGTTTTCATCTGCAGCACAAGAGGCCGCGCCTAAAGCTTAGGCGCGGCCTGTTTGTTTCTGAAGGGGCACAACACAACCGCGGAGGTTTTTAGCTATTCACTATCCACCGCCAACGATTACAAAAACGATTCTGCATATTCTGCCAACAGCGACCGCGGCACCCCGTTCAATTGCACCGACCCCCCATGCACGAAACGTTTAAAACGCTCAGTCATGTAAGTTAGCCCTGAGCTGGTGGGCGACAGGTAGGGCGTATCGATCTGCGCCAGATTGCCCAAACACACCACCTTCGAGCCCTCCCCCGCCCGGGTAATGATCGCTTTCATCTGATGAGGAGTCAGGTTCTGGCTTTCATCGATCAAGATCAGCGATTTCTGGAAACTTCGCCCACGAATATAATTCATCGCCTTAAACTGAATATTGGCGCGTTCCTTCACATACTGAATGCTGCCGGAAGGATTTTCATCGTTAAGATGCAGTGCCTCAATATTGTCATTGATAGCGCCCAGCCAAGGGTCCATTTTTTCCTCTTCCGTACCAGGAAGAAAACCTTGATCTTCCGCTAGCGGTGGAGTGGAACGGGTTGCAATAATTTTGTTGAAGCTTTTTTGCTCCACGGTCATTTCAATGGCTGCCGCCAGTGCCAGAATAGTTTTACCGGAGCCTGCCGCCCCGGTGAGCGTGACAATATGCACATCCGGATCCAGCAGCATTTGCAAGGCGATGGCCTGCTGAATGTTCATCGGCTTCAGGCCCCAGGCTTCTTGCTCCATCAGGCTATCCGCCTTGTAATGACAAAGCGTCACCACGCCATTTTCCACCGTCATCACCCGGCCGACAAAACCCTGTTCGTCGATGATGTACTGATTGGGGTACACCTCTTCGCCAAGAATTTCACTAACCAGTAAGCCATGCGACAAATGATGAAGGGTATCAATGCCCACCTGTTCGGTTTCCACCTCGGTAACCTGATCCCAAAATGAACCGGGCACTTCGAAATAGCCTCGCGTCAGTTGCTTAATGTCCGACACCAGTTGATCGTTGTGATAATCCTCTGACTCGATACCGCAGGCACGCGCTTTGAGGCGCATGTTGATGTCCTTGGTCACCAGAATATAGCGTCGGTCTGGAAACTGACTCTTCATGGCCACCACGTCATTGATGATGCGGTTGTCATTCAGATCATTGGTGAGCGGCGCGGTGACTTTGTTCCGCTCGGCCATCAAAACCGTCAATGTGCCTTGAGGCTCATTCTCGCCACCACGGGGTATGGGAATCCCTTCTTCCACTTGCTCGGGGCTAGCGCTGCCCAGCACCTTGTCGATCTGCCGAATGGCGGCACGACAATCCGCTGCCGTATGTGATTTTCCACTCTTTAGCTTATCCAGTTCCTCCAGCACCGTCATAGGAATCACCACCCGATGTTCCTCGAAATTGAGTAACGAGTTAGGGTCGTGAATCAATACATTGGTATCAATGACGTAGGTTTTTTTCTGGTCTTCTTCGAAGGTAGAACTGTCGTTCTGGCTAGCGCTTGCGTGGTTAACGGAAAGGGTGTGGAGTCTGGCCGCGCGCTCTTCCATGCGTATCCCCTGTGCTTCGATGGGGCGACATTTAGCGTGGACGTCAATTTCAAGAAGCGAGAGTGACGCCTGCGCCTGCCGCCGTGGTTTAAGCCAATTGGCGGTTCAGTTGCATTAAGCTGTTTCAGCTTTTGATCGCGATCACTCCCACAAAGGCGGGAATAGAATTACCATAACTCAGCTTTTCACAAACGATCAAGGGTCCTTTGCTCAATCTTTTTCACCTCCTTGCCTTCGTAGCGAATAACAACCCTTGGGCATTTGTCATCAGCCCCATACCCAGCCAAGTATTTTTCCGTGATTTAAACGCACCTGGCCGGATACAATCCAAGCTTGCACAACCAACGACATGACGGGAGATTTCATGCCACTTAAACACCCCAAAATAATGATGCCCCCCCCGGCGCTGTTTCTCGGTGGCCTGCTAATGGGATACGGGCTGGACCGTGCCCTGAACCTCCCTGCCGTGCATTTTCTTGGCCAGCAGTGGGTCATCCTGGTACTGGCACTGATTGGTATCAGTCTTGTTCTCGCTGCCGTAATACAACTGCGGCACGCTCATACCACCCTGATGCCACACCGAGCCGCTAAGACGCTGCTGACCCAAGGCGTGTTCGCACTCAGTCGTAATCCGATTTATCTGGGCTTTGCCTGTCTTCACCTGGCCATGGCGCTGGCTCAACACAGCACCGGCAT
This window contains:
- a CDS encoding methyltransferase family protein, which gives rise to MPLKHPKIMMPPPALFLGGLLMGYGLDRALNLPAVHFLGQQWVILVLALIGISLVLAAVIQLRHAHTTLMPHRAAKTLLTQGVFALSRNPIYLGFACLHLAMALAQHSTGMLIMWAPVIWVIQQHVIAAEEAFHAQQFGEQWQAYRHKVRRWL
- a CDS encoding PhoH family protein, which translates into the protein MEERAARLHTLSVNHASASQNDSSTFEEDQKKTYVIDTNVLIHDPNSLLNFEEHRVVIPMTVLEELDKLKSGKSHTAADCRAAIRQIDKVLGSASPEQVEEGIPIPRGGENEPQGTLTVLMAERNKVTAPLTNDLNDNRIINDVVAMKSQFPDRRYILVTKDINMRLKARACGIESEDYHNDQLVSDIKQLTRGYFEVPGSFWDQVTEVETEQVGIDTLHHLSHGLLVSEILGEEVYPNQYIIDEQGFVGRVMTVENGVVTLCHYKADSLMEQEAWGLKPMNIQQAIALQMLLDPDVHIVTLTGAAGSGKTILALAAAIEMTVEQKSFNKIIATRSTPPLAEDQGFLPGTEEEKMDPWLGAINDNIEALHLNDENPSGSIQYVKERANIQFKAMNYIRGRSFQKSLILIDESQNLTPHQMKAIITRAGEGSKVVCLGNLAQIDTPYLSPTSSGLTYMTERFKRFVHGGSVQLNGVPRSLLAEYAESFL